A window of Calditrichia bacterium contains these coding sequences:
- a CDS encoding GHKL domain-containing protein — translation MSTSRAKEIAENEKIKRLQVLETAEKMARNHWYFNDLVEHINVGIVVFDLLKERIVAMNKTAEGYFRNTVKPKDFYTLYNIFFRNNQDSQLNINWYIPRAQVLTYGSRTFGYTIHPMQGGYMGLFVQDITQKERQKALEDAREFVEVVDSVFEGVRDAIDSPTESLKMTLQSLRDQLLKDEDSAKLAQMDRALAKVEQIESLLQSMKDVQSFEPVKIECVDLVLFVKRFAKLLKPYLDRREVKLQTVFPDDEVLCAIDPEMFKRALLNVLANAIDAIENNAAPQITITVFQNNDRIHLTVEDNGIGVPSLLQDKLFYPFYTSKLEATGLGLTTTRKIITLHNGDISVKSIRGVGTVLEIILPVENPPKNAMK, via the coding sequence ATGAGTACCAGCCGGGCGAAGGAAATTGCCGAAAACGAAAAAATCAAACGACTGCAGGTGTTGGAAACCGCTGAAAAAATGGCGCGCAATCATTGGTATTTTAACGATCTGGTTGAGCACATTAACGTTGGCATTGTGGTGTTTGATTTGCTGAAAGAGCGCATCGTTGCGATGAACAAAACCGCCGAAGGCTATTTTCGCAACACGGTTAAACCGAAAGATTTTTATACGTTATACAACATTTTTTTCCGCAACAATCAGGATTCCCAGTTGAACATCAACTGGTATATTCCCCGGGCGCAGGTGCTCACATACGGCAGCCGCACTTTTGGCTACACGATCCATCCCATGCAGGGCGGTTACATGGGGCTTTTTGTTCAGGATATTACCCAAAAAGAACGCCAAAAAGCGCTGGAGGATGCCCGGGAATTTGTGGAAGTGGTGGATTCCGTTTTTGAAGGCGTACGCGATGCGATCGATTCGCCAACGGAATCGTTAAAAATGACCCTGCAATCCCTTCGCGATCAACTGTTGAAAGATGAAGACAGCGCCAAACTGGCGCAAATGGATCGCGCGCTGGCGAAAGTTGAGCAAATTGAATCGCTGCTGCAATCGATGAAAGATGTGCAATCTTTCGAACCGGTGAAGATTGAATGTGTCGATTTGGTGCTATTTGTAAAACGATTTGCGAAATTGTTGAAACCGTATCTGGACCGGCGGGAAGTGAAGCTGCAAACCGTTTTTCCGGATGACGAGGTGCTCTGCGCGATCGATCCGGAAATGTTCAAACGCGCACTGCTCAACGTTTTGGCAAATGCCATCGATGCGATCGAAAATAATGCCGCACCGCAAATCACTATCACGGTTTTCCAGAATAATGACCGGATTCATTTGACGGTTGAGGACAACGGCATCGGCGTGCCATCGCTGTTGCAGGACAAATTATTTTACCCGTTTTACACCTCCAAACTCGAAGCTACGGGTTTGGGATTAACCACTACACGAAAAATTATCACATTGCACAACGGCGATATTTCCGTAAAAAGCATTCGCGGTGTGGGCACGGTTCTGGAAATTATTTTGCCGGTGGAAAATCCGCCCAAAAACGCCATGAAATAA
- a CDS encoding DinB family protein yields the protein MSQIQEKQSVKSVKHPHLQRLLTENKMVAEASATLVSQFSPAQLNWKPDAKIWSMLENFDHLNIIMGMYFPAMEKHLNMLKSRDLKSTDAFKPTWFGKMFVGIVLPESTRKMKTVGVFVPQQGTKDPEEVMQQFEKNIAQLDQMIFESDGYALNYKKFASPASALVRLTLGEALWLQVAHNHRHLLQAKRLQELSDFPKV from the coding sequence ATGAGTCAAATTCAAGAAAAACAATCGGTTAAGTCAGTGAAACATCCGCATTTGCAACGGTTGTTGACAGAAAATAAAATGGTTGCAGAAGCCAGCGCCACGCTCGTTTCCCAGTTTTCACCGGCGCAGCTAAACTGGAAACCGGATGCCAAAATATGGAGTATGCTGGAAAATTTTGATCATTTGAACATCATTATGGGAATGTATTTCCCGGCGATGGAAAAGCATTTGAACATGCTCAAAAGCCGCGATCTCAAAAGCACCGATGCGTTCAAACCAACCTGGTTTGGGAAAATGTTTGTCGGGATTGTGTTGCCGGAGAGCACCCGCAAAATGAAAACGGTGGGCGTTTTTGTGCCGCAACAGGGCACGAAAGACCCGGAAGAAGTGATGCAGCAATTTGAGAAAAATATTGCACAACTGGATCAAATGATTTTCGAAAGTGACGGATACGCGCTGAATTATAAAAAATTTGCATCGCCAGCCAGCGCTTTGGTGCGGCTGACTTTGGGCGAAGCGCTTTGGCTGCAGGTTGCCCACAATCACAGACATTTGTTGCAAGCCAAACGTTTACAAGAACTTAGCGATTTCCCGAAAGTGTAA
- a CDS encoding DUF5362 domain-containing protein, whose product MNDSLSPKAQQDVREMTGHMNFVGIMGIILGALNCLSIIGAIIGVPYIIASLRIREAADNFNRYLNEGSTVTLEMAFEKQKSAFFITKVMLIIGLVLAVVGIIFFLATMAMVGTMPNQY is encoded by the coding sequence ATGAATGATTCACTTAGCCCCAAAGCCCAGCAGGACGTTCGGGAAATGACCGGTCACATGAATTTTGTAGGAATTATGGGTATCATTCTCGGTGCGCTCAATTGCCTCAGCATTATCGGCGCGATTATCGGCGTGCCGTATATTATCGCCAGCCTGCGCATTCGCGAAGCGGCAGATAATTTTAATCGCTATTTAAACGAAGGCAGTACGGTTACGTTGGAAATGGCGTTCGAAAAACAGAAATCGGCGTTTTTTATCACCAAAGTTATGCTGATCATCGGTTTGGTGCTGGCTGTAGTGGGAATCATATTTTTTCTGGCGACAATGGCAATGGTTGGCACGATGCCCAATCAATATTGA
- a CDS encoding pyrroloquinoline quinone biosynthesis protein PqqB yields MGIAQDAGFPQAGCKKSCCAAVWQQPGLRKMVASIGIVDEAAGKSWLIEATPDLRFQMRNLQSNSPALDSEIPDGIFLTHAHIGHYTGLMYLGRESMGAKHVPVFAMPQMTDFLQLNGPWKLLVELENIRLMPIAEDSVITLSEHLTIQPIRVPHRDEFSETVAFRINGREKSALFIPDIDKWNQWNHNIINEISKVDVAFLDGTFFENGEIPGRDMSEIPHPFISESMALFDSLPESERAKIVFIHFNHTNPVMQPDSDARKLVIDKGYKIAEEGMRIQF; encoded by the coding sequence TTGGGCATCGCGCAGGATGCCGGATTTCCGCAGGCTGGCTGCAAAAAATCATGTTGTGCAGCCGTTTGGCAACAGCCCGGCTTGCGAAAAATGGTCGCCAGCATCGGAATTGTGGACGAAGCTGCCGGCAAAAGCTGGCTGATCGAAGCAACGCCCGATTTGCGTTTTCAGATGCGCAATTTGCAATCCAACTCTCCGGCGCTCGATTCGGAAATTCCCGACGGTATTTTTTTGACGCACGCGCACATCGGGCACTACACCGGCTTGATGTATCTCGGTCGCGAATCTATGGGCGCCAAACATGTGCCGGTTTTCGCAATGCCGCAAATGACTGATTTTTTGCAACTTAACGGGCCGTGGAAATTGTTGGTGGAATTGGAAAACATCCGGCTGATGCCGATAGCTGAAGATTCTGTTATCACGCTATCCGAACATCTGACGATTCAGCCCATCCGCGTTCCCCATCGCGATGAATTCAGCGAAACCGTGGCGTTTCGCATCAACGGGCGGGAAAAATCGGCGCTGTTTATTCCGGACATCGATAAATGGAACCAATGGAACCACAATATTATCAACGAGATAAGCAAGGTGGATGTGGCATTTCTCGACGGCACATTTTTTGAAAATGGCGAAATTCCCGGTCGCGATATGAGTGAAATCCCTCATCCGTTTATCAGCGAAAGCATGGCGCTTTTTGATTCACTGCCAGAATCGGAACGCGCTAAAATTGTGTTTATCCATTTTAATCACACCAATCCGGTGATGCAGCCGGACAGCGATGCACGAAAATTAGTTATCGATAAAGGCTATAAAATTGCCGAAGAAGGCATGCGAATCCAGTTTTAG
- a CDS encoding SGNH/GDSL hydrolase family protein, with protein sequence MIVDISADHPHFQYIGRFDRTDPQVPHFSWSGSCIRFRFFGSDLGIFLRHLPDDPEHTENVYTVIIDNNPPQLLHAAPEKNEYRLAENLPEAAHSVTIFRRTEAMCGVGIFEGIRLNAGGLLLSPPQLPQRKIEFIGDSITCGFGNEAASETEGFTAATEDGYRAFGAIASRKLDAEYRAICFSGRGVHRNYDGSRTGLLPELFEQIYPQSPQKWQFSQWQPDVAVINLGTNDFANGIPEATEFIGDYSAFLGKIRVAYPAATIICLDGPMLSSDALSTCQHYIKQAVTIAEKNGDSNVFTFSLSTQGENGFGADWHPNVAQHEKNADELVAFFNEKLNW encoded by the coding sequence ATGATAGTTGATATCTCTGCGGATCATCCGCATTTCCAATATATCGGGCGATTTGATCGCACCGACCCACAAGTTCCGCATTTTTCATGGAGCGGCTCATGCATCCGGTTCCGGTTTTTTGGTTCGGATTTGGGCATTTTTTTGCGGCATCTGCCCGACGATCCGGAGCACACGGAAAATGTTTACACCGTGATTATCGATAACAATCCACCGCAATTGCTGCACGCCGCTCCCGAAAAAAACGAATATCGACTTGCCGAAAATTTGCCGGAAGCAGCGCACAGTGTGACCATTTTCCGGCGAACGGAGGCGATGTGCGGCGTGGGGATTTTCGAAGGCATCCGACTGAATGCGGGCGGATTGCTGCTTTCCCCACCACAGTTGCCCCAGCGAAAAATTGAGTTTATCGGCGATTCCATCACCTGCGGATTTGGGAACGAAGCCGCATCCGAAACCGAAGGTTTCACCGCTGCAACAGAGGATGGCTACCGGGCGTTCGGCGCAATCGCGTCCCGAAAACTGGACGCGGAATATCGCGCTATTTGCTTTTCGGGACGCGGCGTTCACCGGAATTACGATGGCAGCCGCACCGGATTGCTGCCGGAATTGTTCGAGCAAATTTACCCACAATCGCCCCAAAAATGGCAATTCTCGCAGTGGCAGCCCGATGTCGCCGTTATCAATCTCGGCACCAACGATTTTGCCAATGGCATTCCCGAAGCAACTGAATTTATCGGCGATTATTCCGCGTTTCTCGGCAAAATCCGGGTGGCATATCCGGCGGCAACAATCATTTGTCTGGATGGTCCGATGCTTTCCAGCGATGCATTGTCAACCTGCCAACACTATATAAAACAGGCGGTTACGATCGCAGAGAAAAATGGCGACAGCAATGTTTTCACTTTTTCGCTGAGCACACAGGGCGAAAATGGTTTCGGTGCAGATTGGCATCCGAATGTTGCACAACACGAAAAAAATGCAGATGAATTAGTCGCTTTTTTCAATGAAAAACTGAATTGGTGA
- a CDS encoding efflux RND transporter permease subunit has translation MKIGIAGKLANSFIDSKLTPLLIITALMIGIFAAYLTPREEEPQIVVPMVDIFVPYPGKSAKEVEERITKPLERIISEIAGVEYVYSASRPDFAIVTARFFVGDDTEESLVKLWSTMMKNMNQLPAGVTFPPLIKSMSIDDVPIMTLTLWSEQYDNYQLRRVSSELTQELKKLTDVSEVELTGGLRRKVRIILDQARMRAHNVDPLQIAQQIQGANQNLTVGSFQQMNKDYLVETGDFLQDVRDVENLVVGVFGNNPVYLRDVATIVDGPEEVSNYVFYGIGPAAKAGQGGFSNGIPQDMPAVTIAIAKRKGADAMNVADMVSKKVEGLQGYLIPSDINIVETRNYGKTASEKVNTLLEHLFGAIIAVTIIVGIFLGWRGGLVVFASVPITFALTLFVYYLFDYTLNRVTLFALIFVTGIVVDDSIIIAENLHRHFSMRRLPKMQAALAAISEVGNPTILATFTVIASVLPMVFVSGLMGPYMSPMPIGASLAMMFSLLVALIATPWLAYRLLKQGEHTDETEGLENSFIYRFYNKTLLPLLNNPRKAKIVLGGIAGLLLLAVSMLFFRVVEVKMLPFDNKSELQVIIDMPEGSTLEQTATVAQDVVAYLREVPEVENYQYYVGTYAPINFNGLVRHYYLRESANVADIQVNFVHKSERDDQSHDIAKRLRPEIQKIGESYGARIKIAEVPPGPPVISTLLAEVYGPDFDQQLAVAKQIREVFEQTPGVVDVDWMVEDDQPIYTISVDKEKAALTGVNTEQLAQTLRIALNGADVGLLHLPSEIEPVGIELRLGRAQRSSVDQLTNVSVQSRNGQLIPITDLVTVKERYEDKTIYRKNQRRVVYVMGDVADQIESPVYAMLDMDEKIKKIDLNAGYSIDPLYTSEPFLEEQVSMKWDGEWQITYEVFRDLGAAFAVVLVIIYLLIIGWFQSFKVPLVMMVAIPLSLVGILPGHWLHGAFFTATSMIGMIALAGIMVRNSILIIDFVQLRLDDGVPLKQAVIEAGAVRTRPILLTAGTVVIGAIVILFDPIFQGLAIALMWGAMASTVLTLGAVPMIYYLVERKNYPETTPQSASGNSTNVKKSPPKEPSATKDTVAAVKAQSKK, from the coding sequence ATGAAAATCGGAATTGCGGGCAAATTAGCCAACAGTTTTATCGACTCGAAACTGACGCCGCTGCTGATCATCACGGCGCTGATGATCGGGATTTTCGCGGCATACCTCACGCCACGGGAAGAGGAACCGCAAATTGTGGTGCCGATGGTGGATATTTTTGTCCCCTATCCCGGCAAAAGCGCCAAAGAGGTTGAGGAACGAATTACCAAACCGCTGGAACGGATTATCAGCGAAATTGCCGGTGTGGAATATGTGTATTCCGCATCGCGCCCGGATTTTGCAATCGTCACCGCCCGCTTTTTTGTCGGCGACGATACCGAGGAAAGCCTGGTGAAGCTCTGGAGCACCATGATGAAAAACATGAACCAGTTGCCCGCCGGCGTTACCTTTCCGCCACTCATCAAATCGATGTCCATTGACGATGTACCGATTATGACGCTCACGCTGTGGAGCGAACAATACGACAATTACCAATTGCGGCGCGTCAGCAGCGAACTCACCCAAGAATTGAAAAAACTCACCGACGTCTCCGAAGTGGAACTCACCGGCGGGCTGCGCCGGAAAGTGCGGATCATTCTCGATCAGGCCCGGATGCGTGCGCACAATGTTGATCCGCTGCAGATCGCACAACAAATTCAGGGTGCCAACCAAAACCTGACCGTGGGCAGTTTTCAGCAGATGAACAAAGATTATCTTGTTGAAACCGGTGATTTTTTGCAGGATGTCCGCGATGTGGAAAATCTGGTTGTCGGCGTTTTCGGCAATAATCCGGTGTATTTGCGGGATGTAGCCACCATCGTTGACGGTCCGGAGGAAGTCAGCAATTACGTGTTTTACGGCATCGGACCGGCGGCGAAAGCCGGTCAGGGCGGATTCAGCAACGGGATTCCGCAGGATATGCCCGCCGTAACCATCGCTATTGCCAAACGCAAAGGCGCAGATGCGATGAACGTGGCGGATATGGTTTCCAAAAAAGTAGAGGGGTTGCAAGGTTACCTTATTCCGTCGGATATCAACATTGTTGAAACGCGGAATTACGGCAAAACCGCATCGGAAAAAGTGAACACATTGCTCGAACACCTGTTCGGCGCGATCATCGCGGTAACGATTATCGTCGGGATTTTTCTCGGCTGGCGCGGTGGTTTGGTGGTGTTTGCATCTGTGCCAATCACCTTTGCGCTCACGCTGTTTGTCTATTATTTGTTTGATTACACCCTAAACCGTGTGACACTGTTCGCGCTGATTTTTGTAACCGGGATTGTGGTGGACGATTCGATCATCATCGCAGAAAACCTGCACCGGCATTTCTCAATGCGGCGATTGCCAAAAATGCAGGCGGCGCTGGCGGCCATCAGCGAGGTCGGTAACCCGACCATTCTGGCAACGTTTACGGTGATCGCATCGGTATTGCCGATGGTTTTTGTCTCCGGTTTGATGGGTCCGTATATGAGCCCGATGCCCATCGGCGCATCGCTGGCGATGATGTTTTCGCTGCTCGTTGCGCTGATCGCCACACCGTGGCTGGCGTACCGACTGCTCAAACAGGGCGAACACACCGACGAAACCGAAGGGCTGGAAAATTCATTTATTTATCGTTTTTATAACAAAACGCTGCTGCCGCTGTTGAACAATCCCCGCAAAGCGAAAATCGTTTTAGGGGGTATTGCAGGACTGCTGCTGCTGGCTGTTTCGATGTTGTTTTTCCGGGTTGTGGAAGTAAAAATGCTGCCGTTTGATAACAAAAGCGAGCTGCAGGTGATCATCGATATGCCGGAAGGCAGCACGCTGGAACAAACCGCGACGGTGGCGCAGGACGTTGTTGCATACCTCAGAGAAGTGCCGGAAGTTGAGAATTATCAATACTATGTGGGCACTTATGCACCGATCAATTTTAACGGATTGGTGCGCCACTACTATCTGCGCGAAAGTGCGAACGTCGCCGATATCCAGGTGAATTTTGTGCACAAATCCGAACGCGACGACCAAAGCCACGATATCGCCAAACGGTTGCGCCCGGAAATCCAGAAAATCGGTGAGAGCTACGGCGCCCGCATCAAAATTGCCGAAGTGCCGCCCGGACCGCCGGTCATTTCCACCCTTTTGGCAGAAGTGTACGGACCGGATTTCGACCAGCAACTGGCGGTCGCCAAACAAATTCGCGAGGTTTTCGAACAAACGCCCGGCGTGGTGGATGTCGATTGGATGGTGGAAGACGATCAACCCATTTACACCATCAGCGTGGATAAAGAAAAAGCGGCCCTCACCGGCGTGAACACCGAGCAACTGGCGCAAACCCTGCGCATCGCGCTGAACGGCGCAGATGTCGGTTTGCTGCACCTGCCCTCGGAAATCGAGCCGGTTGGTATCGAGCTGCGGCTCGGTCGCGCACAGCGTTCATCGGTGGACCAGCTAACCAACGTTTCGGTGCAATCGCGAAACGGTCAACTCATTCCCATCACCGATTTAGTGACTGTGAAAGAACGGTATGAGGATAAAACGATCTATCGCAAAAACCAGCGGCGCGTGGTTTACGTGATGGGCGATGTCGCCGATCAAATCGAAAGCCCGGTTTACGCCATGCTCGACATGGACGAAAAAATCAAAAAAATTGACCTGAACGCAGGTTATTCAATCGACCCGCTATACACCAGCGAGCCGTTTCTGGAAGAACAAGTTTCCATGAAATGGGACGGCGAATGGCAAATTACCTACGAAGTTTTCCGCGATCTCGGCGCTGCGTTTGCGGTGGTTTTGGTGATCATTTATTTGCTGATCATCGGCTGGTTCCAGTCGTTCAAAGTGCCGCTGGTGATGATGGTTGCTATTCCGTTGAGCCTCGTTGGGATTCTGCCGGGGCATTGGCTGCACGGTGCATTTTTCACTGCAACATCGATGATCGGGATGATTGCGCTGGCGGGAATTATGGTGCGTAACTCCATATTAATTATCGACTTCGTGCAACTGCGGCTGGATGATGGCGTGCCGTTAAAACAAGCCGTTATCGAAGCAGGCGCCGTACGAACCCGACCGATTTTGCTGACTGCCGGAACCGTGGTCATCGGCGCAATCGTGATTTTGTTCGACCCCATTTTTCAAGGTTTGGCCATCGCGCTGATGTGGGGCGCAATGGCATCCACTGTGCTCACGCTGGGCGCAGTCCCGATGATTTACTATTTAGTCGAACGCAAAAATTATCCCGAAACCACGCCACAATCCGCGTCCGGGAATTCCACAAATGTAAAAAAATCACCGCCAAAAGAACCTTCCGCAACGAAGGACACAGTGGCAGCGGTTAAAGCCCAAAGCAAAAAATAG
- a CDS encoding efflux RND transporter periplasmic adaptor subunit: MKTVFGLILGLLLVSCGGEEAPKQTTFKETVPVSAVKIAAQSVGASSSYSGTVEPLERVRLSTRLSGWVDAIYAKEGQSVQQGAILLKLQNADLQAKLAQAEAGIAAADAQYENAKKNLARIEALFASKAATSKELDDMRTAFTAAESQKNAAHQQKEEVEEMLRYSQLRAPFSGVLTRKMIEPGDLANPGMPLLEVENLDKVKIVAKVPENVIGSLEKGMAVNVSIGANERESGYRNLTGTIDQILPSADPMSRQFEIKVVLDNPGHDIKSGVFARISLSKSTDETLLVPTSAIFKRGQLEGVFVIDSENKARLRWVRTGRKYDNSVEVLSGVNPGDVIVTDLNPQLLDGQPVDVQLKNSPISNAKDTEVNG, from the coding sequence ATGAAGACGGTATTTGGGTTAATTTTGGGGTTACTGTTGGTCAGTTGCGGTGGCGAGGAAGCGCCCAAACAAACGACATTCAAAGAAACGGTTCCGGTGAGCGCGGTTAAAATTGCAGCGCAATCTGTTGGTGCCAGCAGCAGTTACAGCGGCACGGTTGAACCGCTGGAGCGCGTCCGGCTTTCCACACGGCTGAGCGGATGGGTTGACGCCATTTACGCAAAAGAAGGGCAAAGTGTTCAGCAAGGCGCAATATTGCTTAAGTTGCAGAATGCGGATTTGCAAGCCAAACTTGCCCAGGCAGAAGCCGGCATCGCTGCGGCAGATGCCCAATATGAAAATGCCAAAAAGAATCTCGCGCGAATCGAAGCGTTGTTTGCCAGCAAAGCAGCAACCAGCAAAGAGCTGGACGACATGCGAACCGCTTTCACCGCTGCCGAATCGCAGAAGAATGCGGCGCATCAACAAAAAGAAGAAGTTGAAGAAATGCTGCGCTATTCCCAGCTTCGCGCCCCGTTTTCCGGCGTTTTGACGCGCAAAATGATTGAACCGGGAGATCTGGCTAATCCGGGCATGCCGCTGCTGGAAGTTGAGAATCTGGACAAAGTTAAAATCGTTGCCAAAGTGCCGGAAAATGTGATCGGCAGTTTGGAAAAAGGCATGGCAGTCAACGTCAGCATCGGGGCGAACGAGCGCGAATCCGGCTACCGGAATCTGACCGGAACGATCGACCAGATTTTGCCGAGCGCCGATCCGATGAGCCGTCAATTTGAAATCAAAGTGGTTTTGGATAATCCCGGTCACGATATCAAATCCGGTGTTTTCGCGCGGATTTCGCTGAGCAAATCGACCGATGAAACGTTGCTGGTGCCCACTTCGGCGATCTTCAAACGCGGACAGTTGGAAGGCGTTTTTGTGATCGATTCGGAAAACAAAGCCCGGCTTCGCTGGGTGCGCACCGGACGCAAATACGACAATAGCGTTGAAGTGCTCAGCGGCGTAAATCCCGGAGATGTGATCGTTACCGATCTCAATCCGCAATTGCTGGACGGCCAGCCGGTTGACGTCCAACTGAAAAACAGCCCGATTTCCAACGCCAAAGACACGGAGGTGAACGGATGA